From Candidatus Omnitrophota bacterium, the proteins below share one genomic window:
- a CDS encoding lipase family protein — MDDYFKYPELLTPPIKRAAYSDRTAWLMAEMSRLAYLIFETSDAELKTALLKADFELVRSFNCDGTQAFLVKRDKDKMAVLAFRGTQKEDPRDIVTDLEVNFYQDQNGVKIHDGFYRAFKCVETDINNAVDILKDFALYVTGHSLGGALALIATRALNSDNLAACYTYGSPKVGNEEFGEDIKPPIYRVVNAYDIVPISPPTYIFEIMYLLPWEKVRNCAKKFLGYDHHGDMRYLSPCGDKFEGLKIISNYNDFLRLIGIWTHRKESIKCHDIDAYCEKLGQWALKRLDVA; from the coding sequence ATGGATGATTATTTTAAATACCCAGAATTATTGACTCCTCCAATAAAGAGAGCTGCATATAGTGATCGTACGGCTTGGCTCATGGCAGAAATGTCTCGGCTGGCATATTTAATATTTGAGACTAGCGATGCTGAATTAAAAACCGCACTCTTAAAAGCGGACTTTGAATTAGTTCGATCCTTTAATTGTGATGGGACTCAAGCTTTTTTGGTCAAGAGAGACAAGGATAAAATGGCGGTGTTGGCATTTAGGGGAACGCAAAAGGAAGATCCTCGGGATATTGTGACAGACTTGGAAGTAAATTTTTATCAAGATCAAAATGGTGTGAAGATTCATGATGGTTTTTATAGGGCATTTAAATGTGTTGAGACGGACATTAATAATGCTGTTGATATTTTAAAGGATTTTGCATTGTACGTGACAGGGCATTCTCTTGGTGGAGCGCTGGCTTTGATTGCGACACGTGCTTTAAACTCTGATAACTTGGCAGCATGTTATACGTATGGCAGTCCTAAGGTTGGGAATGAAGAATTTGGCGAGGATATCAAACCCCCCATTTATCGTGTTGTTAATGCCTACGATATTGTTCCGATAAGTCCTCCAACATATATCTTTGAAATTATGTATTTATTACCATGGGAAAAGGTTCGCAATTGTGCAAAGAAATTCTTGGGCTATGATCATCATGGAGATATGCGATATTTGTCGCCCTGCGGAGATAAATTTGAAGGGCTTAAAATTATTTCGAATTACAATGATTTTTTGCGTTTGATAGGAATTTGGACGCACAGAAAAGAAAGTATTAAGTGTCACGATATTGATGCTTATTGCGAAAAGTTAGGGCAATGGGCTCTTAAACGGTTAGATGTTGCATAG
- a CDS encoding DUF499 domain-containing protein has product MSLKPWREVAVPHEDVLRGTFQQAEFAADISRVHDGTATAEYQDPDLFFKRTFITEGMRLLLDSVVKRLSGRGGDPVIQLQTAFGGGKTHTILAVYHIAKGEIVARNLQGIASILDNAQIKDLPKAKVAVLDGIKMSPNHSKKRGGVVVNTLWGELAWQLGGDEGYELVKNADTSGTSPGKEILIKLISTYAPCAILIDELVAYIRQFEEGKSFAGGTFDSNLSFLQALTEAMKAVPNAVLLASLPESDKEAGSQRGINALHSLEHYFARVQAIWKPVATEEAFEIVRRRLFTSINDKSSVEAVCRAYADEYIANGAEFPQETQESRYYDRLVEAYPIHPEVFDRLYSDWSTLDNFQRTRGVLKFMAKVIHRLWSDGNKDYLIQPGNIPLYDADVRNEAIYYLPQGWDPVLEEDIDGERAETTSIEKFDTRFGSVQACRRVARTIFLGSAPSNSSQRVRGVDTLHVVLGCIQPGQQVGLYKDALKRLVDTLHYLNSSSDRFWFDTRTNLRREMEERKRRFIEKEKEEVFPVIRNQLQRALGQGTFGGVHVFTGSSDIPDDWSLRLVVLPPDASFGKTVNNAVERAQEILRSRGEQPRQKQNRLIFLAADNDTISRLKDQVRTMLAWQSIVDDVAEMKLNLDQLQTRQAKKYLEEAGDAIRRMIREAYKWVLAPMQEDRNGKGLSDIQWEHFQVNPGAANFSVEIERVLRENELLISEWAPIHLAALLKRWFWKSDAKEVGAMDVWQKMCCYLYLPRLRDDGVFRNALIAGAGTKDFFGFAYGKDGTKFVGFVFGAGGSPILDGSLLLVEPSSAAKYAAEYEKPQEVLQPTGGVAEPTKGLDGSKISTGQAPVGRGSVLKKRFYGTVELDPVRAKYEFARIVDEIIQHFVIKPDAKMKISIEVQAESANGFDEKIQRVVKENSNVLRFKNAEFEKS; this is encoded by the coding sequence ATGTCGCTTAAACCTTGGCGCGAAGTCGCGGTACCCCACGAGGATGTTTTAAGAGGAACATTTCAGCAGGCAGAATTCGCCGCTGATATTTCTCGCGTTCACGATGGGACAGCGACCGCAGAGTATCAGGATCCGGATCTATTTTTTAAACGTACATTTATTACAGAGGGCATGCGTTTACTTTTGGACTCTGTGGTCAAGCGGCTTTCTGGCCGCGGTGGGGATCCGGTTATTCAGTTGCAGACAGCGTTCGGTGGCGGCAAGACGCACACTATCCTTGCTGTATACCATATTGCCAAGGGAGAGATAGTGGCTCGAAATCTTCAAGGTATTGCATCGATATTGGATAATGCCCAAATTAAAGATTTACCGAAGGCAAAGGTCGCGGTGTTGGATGGTATCAAAATGTCTCCCAATCATTCCAAGAAACGAGGCGGTGTTGTTGTAAATACGTTATGGGGTGAGTTAGCGTGGCAATTGGGTGGCGATGAAGGATACGAATTGGTCAAAAATGCGGACACCAGCGGCACTTCACCGGGTAAAGAAATTTTGATCAAGTTGATATCGACATATGCGCCATGTGCAATTTTGATCGATGAACTGGTCGCTTATATTCGGCAATTTGAAGAGGGAAAATCGTTTGCCGGAGGCACATTTGATTCTAATCTTTCGTTTCTGCAGGCCTTGACCGAGGCTATGAAGGCAGTGCCAAACGCCGTTTTGTTGGCATCTTTACCGGAATCGGATAAAGAGGCCGGGAGTCAACGTGGGATCAACGCTTTACATTCTCTTGAACATTATTTTGCACGTGTTCAGGCAATTTGGAAACCGGTGGCGACCGAGGAGGCCTTCGAAATCGTTCGACGACGATTGTTCACGAGCATTAATGACAAGTCATCGGTGGAGGCTGTGTGCCGCGCTTATGCGGATGAATATATAGCTAATGGAGCCGAATTTCCGCAGGAGACACAAGAGAGTCGATATTATGATCGATTGGTTGAGGCTTATCCGATTCATCCGGAGGTATTTGATCGACTCTATAGCGATTGGTCGACTTTGGATAATTTCCAAAGGACGCGCGGCGTTTTAAAATTTATGGCCAAGGTCATTCACCGCCTTTGGAGCGATGGAAACAAGGATTATCTTATTCAGCCCGGCAACATCCCGCTTTACGATGCCGATGTCCGGAATGAGGCGATTTATTATCTCCCTCAGGGATGGGATCCGGTGTTGGAAGAGGATATCGACGGTGAACGCGCGGAGACGACCAGTATTGAAAAATTTGATACGCGATTTGGCAGTGTCCAAGCTTGTAGACGCGTGGCGCGGACCATCTTTTTAGGGAGCGCACCATCCAACTCGAGTCAGCGCGTCAGAGGAGTAGATACCTTACATGTGGTGCTGGGTTGTATCCAGCCCGGGCAACAGGTAGGTCTATACAAGGATGCATTGAAGAGGCTGGTCGACACTTTGCACTATCTCAACAGTTCGAGCGATCGTTTTTGGTTTGATACCCGGACCAACTTGCGCCGTGAGATGGAAGAACGCAAGCGTCGATTTATCGAGAAGGAAAAGGAAGAAGTTTTCCCGGTTATCCGAAATCAATTACAACGGGCTTTAGGTCAAGGAACATTCGGTGGGGTTCATGTTTTTACCGGCAGCAGCGATATCCCCGATGATTGGTCATTGCGATTGGTTGTATTGCCTCCGGATGCTTCGTTTGGAAAGACCGTTAACAATGCGGTCGAACGAGCCCAAGAGATATTGAGGAGCCGTGGCGAGCAGCCGCGCCAGAAGCAGAACCGGTTGATTTTCCTGGCAGCGGATAATGATACGATTAGCAGGTTAAAGGATCAGGTCCGGACAATGCTTGCATGGCAGTCGATAGTGGATGATGTAGCTGAAATGAAGTTGAATCTCGATCAGTTGCAGACCCGGCAGGCAAAGAAGTATCTCGAAGAGGCGGGAGACGCGATCCGGCGGATGATCCGCGAGGCCTATAAATGGGTGTTGGCGCCTATGCAGGAAGATCGCAACGGCAAAGGTCTATCGGATATTCAATGGGAACATTTTCAAGTTAACCCAGGGGCAGCGAATTTTTCGGTCGAGATCGAGCGCGTGTTGCGTGAAAACGAACTCTTGATTTCGGAATGGGCGCCTATTCATTTGGCCGCTCTTCTTAAGAGATGGTTTTGGAAATCGGACGCGAAAGAAGTCGGCGCAATGGATGTCTGGCAGAAGATGTGCTGCTATCTTTATTTACCACGGTTGCGGGATGACGGTGTTTTTAGAAATGCCTTGATCGCAGGAGCAGGGACTAAGGACTTCTTCGGGTTTGCTTATGGCAAAGACGGAACGAAATTTGTTGGTTTCGTTTTTGGCGCCGGTGGTTCGCCGATCCTCGATGGATCTTTATTGCTGGTTGAGCCGTCATCGGCCGCAAAATATGCCGCTGAATATGAGAAGCCCCAAGAAGTTTTACAACCGACCGGAGGAGTTGCCGAACCAACCAAAGGGTTGGATGGTTCGAAGATTTCAACCGGGCAGGCGCCGGTGGGACGTGGTTCAGTTTTGAAGAAGAGGTTCTATGGTACGGTCGAACTCGATCCGGTTCGCGCTAAGTATGAATTTGCCAGGATAGTGGATGAAATTATTCAGCACTTTGTGATCAAGCCCGATGCGAAGATGAAAATCTCAATTGAAGTTCAGGCCGAGTCAGCCAACGGTTTCGACGAGAAAATTCAACGGGTGGTCAAGGAAAACTCCAACGTCTTACGTTTCAAGAATGCGGAGTTTGAGAAAAGCTAG
- a CDS encoding ATP-binding protein — MRVYMERCLRNLQDRMVVCGFEGWDIFIVVGISLTLQMVKVNNMVIWAVAGGLSAFLILIKKGKPANATEHYLDWFFKEKQFTAFPQMIIHSIRGRKFDIKLNPLQSLLPYSHFEDGLLIFKDDSISTGYEVSCPGLDSLSQEELIGYSQKMETFINGLPDRTTYQIYFTLDSNFQKEINEHKNIKTNHPLIKTMHGQRIAKFEEITAAKLFRRRRCFLFVNFAYLKPEQKKVIFLSDRKKFTEQEVESFKHEFRLIRNNIEEGLNGAGFQTKVLDQYGMMQLIYKYLNPDRQKQGIECPEPKNSEMFARQVCCSDLCIDDKKGEYIQFGGFYHKFISLKVLPEATSPAMLSQLNNLSFPEFDVVVNFEAPAKEWGRNKIESMRKREYGNIQGMFGIVNKDAQTKVQQYEYLLEEIQQSNQKLFRMHLSIHVYADEFEEVKKRTAEVLRLFSSMNGTEMHDERWGSVKPIFISMLPGWTKESSRWTLLKSVHLADFLPFFSEFRGSGRAECLFFNTTHGLATYDPFCEKLSAFNTVVIGASGSGKSFTINQIINQYSKNDPIEIFIDVGGSYKRQVILKDGEYIDLGLKEKFTINLFDLSLGRKISDFRQEEQNEILIIKTKTIEQMMGGVSRFQGSDQIVEDYIFRSVNRLYQLTDYPVLTDFKEALKKVSEEHKQFQPFYEQVVGLLGNWFKGGQYGNYTDGKSTISLDKSVICFDLKGLEKFERLQSAMLTIVTNFIWGKIMSEPGRRKFVIFDECWKLLSTPESAKFIAECYRTFRKYGAGAISVTQSLNDFLGGGLEHAILGNSNTRFILRQNSMPAVKGIIEYFNFNEQERRLIESLQIRKGEYSEVFFSQSKELNHISAKMVICPTPIEYWVATSDSMDLNFYEKIKKENPSLKMYEVLVKCAGEFPHGVGYTKENF; from the coding sequence ATGCGGGTTTATATGGAACGCTGTTTACGCAATTTGCAAGACCGGATGGTAGTATGCGGGTTTGAAGGATGGGACATATTCATTGTGGTGGGTATCTCTTTAACCCTTCAAATGGTAAAGGTCAACAACATGGTGATCTGGGCCGTTGCCGGAGGGTTAAGTGCTTTTTTGATACTTATCAAGAAGGGGAAACCGGCAAACGCAACTGAGCATTATCTGGATTGGTTTTTCAAAGAAAAGCAGTTTACGGCCTTCCCACAAATGATCATACATTCCATCCGGGGAAGGAAGTTTGATATCAAGCTTAACCCGCTTCAATCGTTGCTTCCTTACAGTCATTTTGAAGACGGGTTGTTGATCTTTAAGGATGATTCGATTTCAACCGGATATGAAGTCTCTTGCCCCGGCCTTGACAGCCTTTCCCAAGAAGAGCTGATTGGGTACTCTCAAAAGATGGAAACCTTCATAAACGGTTTGCCGGATCGGACTACCTACCAAATCTACTTCACGCTCGATAGCAACTTTCAGAAAGAGATTAACGAACACAAAAACATCAAAACTAATCATCCCTTGATTAAAACCATGCACGGCCAAAGAATTGCAAAATTTGAGGAAATTACCGCCGCTAAATTGTTCAGGCGCCGACGGTGCTTTTTATTCGTGAATTTTGCTTATCTTAAGCCGGAACAAAAGAAGGTTATATTTTTATCCGACCGAAAAAAATTCACTGAGCAAGAAGTTGAGTCCTTTAAGCATGAGTTCCGTTTGATACGCAATAACATAGAGGAAGGTCTGAACGGTGCGGGATTCCAGACAAAAGTTTTAGACCAATACGGGATGATGCAACTTATCTATAAATACTTGAATCCCGACCGCCAGAAACAGGGCATTGAGTGCCCAGAACCAAAAAATAGTGAAATGTTCGCCAGACAGGTCTGCTGTTCCGACCTATGTATTGACGACAAGAAAGGCGAGTACATACAATTTGGCGGATTTTACCATAAATTCATCTCTTTAAAAGTCCTGCCCGAGGCAACCTCGCCCGCCATGCTTTCCCAACTTAATAACCTTTCTTTCCCTGAATTTGATGTGGTGGTCAATTTTGAAGCCCCGGCCAAAGAATGGGGAAGAAACAAAATTGAATCAATGCGTAAGCGGGAGTACGGCAATATTCAGGGAATGTTCGGTATTGTCAACAAAGACGCCCAAACCAAGGTTCAGCAATACGAATATCTGCTGGAAGAAATCCAGCAAAGCAATCAAAAACTGTTTCGTATGCATCTAAGTATTCATGTCTATGCCGATGAGTTTGAAGAAGTCAAAAAACGGACAGCGGAAGTTTTAAGGCTTTTTTCTTCCATGAACGGGACCGAAATGCACGATGAACGCTGGGGCTCGGTCAAACCCATCTTTATCAGCATGCTTCCCGGATGGACAAAAGAATCCTCACGCTGGACTTTGCTTAAATCGGTTCACTTGGCAGATTTTCTGCCCTTTTTCTCGGAATTCCGGGGAAGCGGCCGCGCGGAGTGCCTGTTTTTTAATACAACCCACGGTTTGGCTACTTATGACCCCTTTTGTGAGAAATTATCCGCTTTCAACACGGTAGTTATCGGTGCCTCTGGAAGCGGCAAGAGTTTTACTATAAACCAGATCATCAATCAATACAGCAAGAATGACCCTATCGAAATTTTTATTGATGTGGGTGGCTCATACAAACGGCAGGTAATTTTAAAGGATGGGGAATACATCGACCTGGGATTGAAAGAAAAATTTACCATCAACCTTTTTGATTTGTCGCTGGGAAGGAAGATTAGCGATTTTAGACAAGAAGAACAGAATGAGATCCTGATTATCAAGACTAAAACCATTGAGCAGATGATGGGAGGGGTTTCACGGTTTCAAGGTTCAGATCAAATTGTAGAAGATTATATATTCCGCAGTGTTAACCGCCTTTATCAGTTAACCGATTATCCGGTTTTAACCGACTTCAAGGAGGCCTTAAAAAAGGTATCTGAAGAACATAAGCAATTCCAGCCATTTTATGAACAGGTTGTCGGACTTTTGGGTAACTGGTTTAAAGGCGGCCAGTACGGTAATTATACTGATGGTAAATCGACCATATCTCTGGATAAAAGTGTTATTTGTTTTGACCTTAAAGGCCTTGAGAAATTTGAGCGTTTGCAGTCGGCCATGCTCACCATTGTCACTAATTTCATCTGGGGCAAGATCATGAGCGAGCCCGGACGCAGGAAGTTTGTCATCTTCGATGAATGCTGGAAGCTGTTAAGTACACCGGAATCGGCCAAGTTTATTGCCGAATGTTACCGGACATTCCGCAAATATGGAGCAGGCGCGATTTCCGTGACCCAATCTCTGAATGATTTCTTAGGCGGCGGATTGGAGCATGCCATTTTAGGCAATTCGAATACGCGCTTTATTTTAAGGCAGAATTCCATGCCGGCGGTTAAAGGGATTATCGAGTATTTTAATTTTAACGAACAGGAACGCCGGTTGATTGAATCTTTGCAGATCAGAAAAGGCGAATATTCAGAAGTCTTTTTCTCGCAGTCTAAGGAATTGAATCATATCAGCGCAAAAATGGTTATTTGTCCTACACCGATTGAGTATTGGGTGGCTACATCCGATTCGATGGACTTAAATTTTTATGAAAAAATTAAAAAAGAAAATCCGTCTTTAAAAATGTATGAGGTTTTGGTTAAGTGCGCCGGTGAATTTCCGCACGGCGTTGGTTACACAAAAGAAAACTTTTAA
- a CDS encoding DEAD/DEAH box helicase family protein: MTGSSIRTCNIKIPALKLFEKRVGRNLLLHIAEVDQVNQVEVFRESTKKYILKDKSKREYLLCLPRAHFKNDTHEFCLKTKGELNDINQLSKSTVLVWMKHPCLGKNYSSDQIRQTWEDGFSFVEEDVNSGKAGLRQPQLGALHAISARWTVEDKPSMVVMPTGTGKTETMLATLIYRKCGRILVIVPSDILRKQLFEKFVRLGKLFEIGAINQSVLKPKVLLLQQGINSVETAREVVLEANVIITTPSLFNKLPPDVQSEFTKLCSHLFIDEAHHLAAQTWKQIVDLFPGKPTLQFTATPFRNDKKQIGGEIIYNYPLSLAQQNNYFKKIGLIPVEEFDEDLSDLKVAEKAIFILNEDIKNGYDHLLMARVSNKKKADEVLKIYQEKGSEHNPVILYSGLKGKKKADALKSLHDRASRIIVCVDMLGEGFDLPNFKIAAIHDIHKSLAITLQFTGRFTRIGSGLGNASAVVNIADIEVQKGLENLYAEDSDWNILLQRHSESTIAKTIELQNVIGSFSGELTKNIPLWNLRPSNSMVVYKTTCTSWTPEQFRGVIPKKCDCWPAISNSEKILVFVLGKQDDVSWGKYRDIKNLLFDLFIVHWNQELQLLFLHSSNYDAINTNALCRAVCGESVQLLSGPSVFRVYSNVERPMVSNLGASKSGTIRYTMYFGPDVAVGLSQVEKSESELNNIFGWGYEDGEKISYGCSSRKGKLWGRGGGTIADWRNWCLHIASKLTNDQLEENEIIKQFLRPEEIKERPKLVPLSIEWGEGIIRNAEERIAVSFGSSDQKIYDVELSIHDYSADGPIKIKLSAGNTFAIYALEIDPHGYRYTLSEGSEISVKIGGGAKVALIDYLVKDPFVVTYSDGSFSYNNYYVKATCEGVYDSNLLILEDWSGVNIKVESEEKERKSDSIQYKMIEKIREDFDIIINDDGAREAADIVALRKESDNLIKLRLIHCKFSSEDTPGARIEDFYELCGQAQKSIRWKHNGIDFFMDHLRRREAKWQEEGKTRFIKGGWKELIRLKRQSRHSKISFEIHIVQPGLKKSQVTDDILKLLGATELYLKKTAEADFQIICNE, encoded by the coding sequence ATGACGGGTTCTTCAATTCGCACATGCAATATTAAGATTCCAGCCTTAAAGCTTTTTGAAAAAAGAGTTGGAAGGAATTTATTGTTGCACATTGCAGAGGTCGATCAAGTCAATCAGGTTGAAGTTTTTCGGGAATCTACAAAGAAATATATTTTAAAGGATAAGTCGAAAAGAGAATATTTATTGTGCCTCCCTAGAGCACATTTTAAAAATGATACCCATGAATTTTGTTTGAAAACAAAAGGAGAACTTAACGATATAAATCAACTCTCAAAGAGCACAGTTCTTGTATGGATGAAGCATCCTTGTTTGGGGAAAAATTATTCGTCGGATCAAATTCGTCAGACGTGGGAAGATGGATTTTCTTTTGTAGAAGAAGATGTCAATTCTGGAAAGGCAGGGTTAAGACAACCACAATTAGGTGCTCTTCATGCAATTTCAGCTCGGTGGACGGTTGAAGACAAGCCATCAATGGTAGTTATGCCCACAGGTACTGGCAAGACTGAGACAATGTTGGCTACGCTGATATATCGTAAATGTGGCAGAATTTTAGTTATAGTTCCATCAGATATTTTAAGAAAACAATTATTTGAGAAATTTGTAAGGCTTGGTAAGTTATTCGAGATTGGTGCAATTAATCAATCTGTATTAAAGCCAAAAGTTCTGCTTTTACAGCAAGGTATAAATTCTGTAGAAACGGCAAGAGAGGTTGTCTTAGAAGCCAATGTAATAATAACCACTCCTAGCCTTTTTAATAAACTTCCTCCCGATGTTCAGTCCGAATTTACAAAGCTTTGTTCACACTTATTTATTGATGAAGCACATCATCTTGCCGCGCAAACTTGGAAGCAGATAGTTGATTTGTTCCCAGGTAAGCCCACTCTACAGTTTACTGCGACTCCATTCCGTAATGACAAGAAACAGATTGGTGGCGAAATAATCTACAATTATCCACTCAGTTTGGCTCAACAAAATAATTATTTTAAGAAAATTGGCCTTATTCCTGTTGAGGAATTTGATGAAGACCTGTCAGATCTTAAGGTCGCAGAAAAAGCAATATTCATTTTAAATGAAGATATAAAGAATGGTTACGACCATTTATTAATGGCAAGAGTCAGTAACAAGAAAAAGGCCGACGAAGTCTTGAAAATATATCAAGAAAAAGGTTCAGAACATAATCCAGTGATTCTTTATTCCGGATTAAAAGGCAAGAAAAAGGCAGATGCCTTAAAATCACTTCATGATCGAGCCTCGCGAATCATTGTATGTGTGGATATGTTAGGAGAAGGTTTTGATCTGCCCAATTTTAAAATAGCAGCTATTCACGATATCCATAAAAGTCTTGCTATAACTTTACAATTTACTGGAAGGTTTACCCGAATCGGTTCCGGATTAGGTAATGCAAGTGCGGTGGTAAACATTGCTGATATTGAAGTGCAAAAAGGATTAGAAAATCTCTATGCCGAGGATTCTGATTGGAATATCCTTTTGCAACGCCATAGTGAATCAACAATTGCTAAAACAATAGAACTTCAAAATGTTATAGGTAGTTTTTCAGGTGAATTAACTAAGAATATTCCACTCTGGAATTTAAGGCCTTCCAATTCGATGGTCGTTTACAAGACCACGTGTACTTCTTGGACTCCGGAACAATTTAGGGGAGTAATTCCTAAGAAATGTGATTGTTGGCCAGCCATTAGCAATTCGGAAAAGATATTAGTTTTTGTTTTAGGAAAACAGGATGATGTTTCTTGGGGAAAATATCGAGATATAAAGAATTTATTATTCGATCTCTTTATAGTTCATTGGAACCAAGAACTTCAATTGTTGTTTTTGCATTCCAGTAATTATGATGCCATTAATACTAATGCATTATGTCGGGCAGTTTGTGGTGAAAGTGTTCAATTGCTAAGCGGGCCATCGGTATTTAGAGTGTATTCAAATGTTGAAAGACCCATGGTCAGTAATCTTGGGGCATCTAAATCGGGAACGATCAGATACACAATGTATTTTGGCCCTGATGTAGCTGTGGGATTATCGCAGGTAGAAAAATCTGAGTCCGAATTGAATAATATTTTTGGCTGGGGCTATGAAGATGGTGAAAAGATTTCTTATGGATGTTCTTCACGAAAGGGGAAGCTTTGGGGGCGTGGGGGAGGAACGATAGCCGATTGGCGTAACTGGTGTCTTCATATTGCAAGTAAGCTTACAAATGATCAGCTCGAAGAAAATGAAATAATTAAGCAGTTTTTGCGGCCGGAAGAAATTAAAGAAAGACCTAAATTGGTTCCTCTCTCCATAGAATGGGGTGAGGGAATTATCAGGAATGCCGAAGAACGCATTGCTGTATCTTTTGGAAGTAGCGATCAAAAGATTTATGACGTCGAATTATCAATTCACGATTATTCAGCCGATGGCCCTATTAAAATTAAGCTTTCTGCAGGAAATACGTTTGCAATATACGCTTTGGAGATTGATCCTCATGGGTATCGATATACTCTTAGCGAAGGATCGGAAATTTCGGTCAAGATAGGAGGAGGTGCTAAGGTCGCCTTAATTGATTATCTTGTGAAAGATCCTTTTGTGGTCACATATAGTGACGGGTCATTTTCTTACAACAATTATTACGTTAAGGCGACGTGTGAAGGTGTTTATGACTCAAATTTATTAATTTTAGAGGATTGGAGTGGTGTAAATATTAAAGTGGAATCTGAGGAGAAAGAGCGCAAGAGCGATAGTATTCAGTACAAAATGATTGAAAAGATTCGCGAAGATTTTGACATTATTATCAATGACGATGGAGCTAGAGAAGCCGCAGACATTGTAGCCTTACGGAAGGAATCAGATAATTTAATTAAATTACGCCTTATTCATTGTAAATTTTCTTCTGAGGATACGCCGGGCGCTCGAATTGAAGATTTTTATGAACTGTGTGGGCAAGCTCAAAAATCTATTAGATGGAAGCATAATGGCATTGACTTCTTTATGGATCACTTGAGACGTCGCGAAGCAAAATGGCAAGAAGAAGGGAAAACAAGATTTATAAAAGGCGGGTGGAAAGAACTCATTAGATTGAAACGACAATCAAGACATTCGAAGATCTCCTTTGAGATTCACATTGTTCAACCAGGGCTTAAGAAATCTCAGGTAACGGATGATATTTTAAAATTATTAGGGGCTACAGAGCTTTATCTTAAAAAGACTGCCGAAGCGGATTTTCAGATAATTTGTAATGAATAA